The Novosphingobium kaempferiae genome includes a window with the following:
- a CDS encoding TonB-dependent receptor: protein MSGRVPLCAGVGIAALAFGLAPVQASAQAESAPPPVRPQAQNEAEIIVSGIRQSVLNAIERKRDSNQIMDSIVADDIGKLPDLTAVDALQRVPGVSITRDRGEGNGARIRGLGLVLSTIDGREAFTADGGRGYNLQDMPAELLGAIDVYKTPQANQIEGGVTGIIDMRTRLPFDFKSTTFSGNFRLRYADLADAFSPIVSGLFSTRWDTGIGEMGFLIAGVDQRRTFRSDVPAWNAAVSRSDLVPGKDVYLTSGDYETSIYGKRHRPGINTAFQWRPAPNFDFYAQAGFQSFSSKQQQYGLNVPLNAAVPARNQNTVVPGSVSLFPGTNDVQKVSFNNLTGVFAFGVERDTKDSNQQYAVGFKWELGNHHIALDASYMKSSNDLYYTELDLDFTPAVTTFDYGQAYPSVTFSGTDLLNPANYRYGKLSLNVNHYKGDSPALRIDDDIHIDNSFLTNIKVGGRINKRTLEFFDPVRFNKSTQNTSLAANPDLYQQMPFDDFISSGAVTTHAYLVANPALLGYKDFDDLRGILGVTSPVTTTPQSEFKIGETVKAGYVQLLFANENGLAFDGNVGVRYVNTKLDTDSFIRDSATGQISPYNQGNSYTDWLPSVNVRLKPMPDLFIRLAYSRTLTRPTTQQLAPSYTLVPATGRGSGGNPNLKPLRSRAFDISIEKYFGDKGSVFFAAFDRHVTNFIFSSTIPGVVIDGVTYEITTPVNGRYGKIRGFETGGQTFFDFLPGIFSGLGVQANYTYIHSETDQVVPGSKTALTGVPKHSLAGALLYEKGGLGMRLSYTWRSTVFTSVYNNPANAIGVGRSFAEGYDWLDGSISYDFNKNWTASLEFSNITGTNIRSNRGGETRPGDYNRDDRQILLGVRFKY, encoded by the coding sequence ATGTCTGGACGGGTTCCGTTGTGTGCGGGCGTGGGGATTGCCGCGCTGGCGTTCGGTCTGGCACCGGTGCAGGCATCGGCGCAGGCTGAGTCCGCTCCGCCTCCCGTGCGGCCTCAGGCGCAGAACGAGGCCGAGATCATCGTCAGCGGCATTCGCCAGAGCGTGCTGAACGCCATCGAGCGCAAGCGCGATTCCAACCAGATCATGGACTCGATCGTCGCCGACGACATCGGCAAGCTGCCCGACCTCACCGCCGTCGATGCGCTCCAGCGCGTGCCCGGCGTCTCGATCACCCGTGACCGCGGCGAGGGCAACGGCGCGCGCATCCGCGGCCTCGGTCTCGTCCTCAGCACCATCGACGGGCGCGAGGCGTTCACGGCGGACGGCGGGCGCGGCTACAACCTGCAGGACATGCCCGCCGAACTGCTCGGCGCGATCGACGTCTACAAGACCCCGCAAGCCAACCAGATCGAAGGCGGCGTCACCGGCATCATCGACATGCGCACGCGCCTGCCGTTCGACTTCAAGAGCACCACGTTCAGCGGCAACTTCCGTCTGCGCTACGCGGACCTTGCCGATGCGTTCTCACCCATCGTCTCGGGCCTGTTCAGCACCCGCTGGGACACCGGCATCGGCGAGATGGGCTTCCTGATCGCGGGCGTGGACCAGCGCCGCACCTTCCGCAGCGACGTGCCTGCATGGAACGCGGCAGTCAGCCGCTCCGACCTGGTGCCCGGCAAGGATGTCTACCTGACCTCGGGCGATTACGAGACGTCGATCTACGGCAAGCGCCACCGTCCCGGCATCAACACCGCGTTCCAGTGGCGTCCGGCACCGAACTTCGACTTCTACGCGCAGGCGGGCTTCCAGAGCTTCAGCTCCAAGCAGCAGCAGTACGGCCTCAACGTGCCGCTCAACGCGGCGGTCCCGGCGCGCAACCAGAACACCGTCGTGCCCGGATCGGTCAGCCTGTTCCCCGGCACCAACGACGTGCAGAAGGTCAGCTTCAACAACCTGACAGGCGTCTTCGCCTTCGGCGTGGAGCGCGACACCAAGGACAGCAACCAGCAGTACGCGGTCGGCTTCAAGTGGGAACTGGGCAACCACCACATCGCGCTCGACGCCAGCTACATGAAGTCGTCGAACGACCTGTACTACACCGAGCTGGACCTCGACTTCACCCCCGCCGTGACCACCTTCGACTATGGCCAGGCCTACCCTTCGGTGACGTTCTCCGGCACCGATCTGCTCAATCCGGCCAATTACAGGTACGGCAAGCTGTCGCTGAACGTGAACCACTACAAGGGCGACAGCCCGGCCCTGCGGATCGACGACGACATCCACATCGACAACAGCTTCCTGACCAACATCAAGGTCGGCGGCCGCATCAACAAGCGCACGCTGGAGTTCTTCGACCCGGTGCGCTTCAACAAGTCGACGCAGAACACCTCGCTCGCCGCCAACCCGGATCTGTATCAGCAGATGCCGTTCGACGATTTCATATCGTCCGGCGCGGTGACGACGCACGCCTATCTCGTCGCTAACCCGGCGCTATTGGGCTACAAGGACTTCGACGATCTGCGCGGTATCCTCGGCGTCACGTCCCCGGTCACGACCACACCGCAGTCGGAATTCAAGATCGGCGAGACGGTGAAGGCGGGCTATGTGCAGCTTCTCTTCGCCAACGAGAACGGCCTGGCGTTCGACGGCAACGTCGGCGTGCGCTACGTCAACACCAAGCTCGATACCGACAGCTTCATCCGCGATTCCGCCACGGGGCAGATTTCGCCCTACAACCAGGGCAACAGCTATACCGACTGGCTGCCCTCGGTGAACGTGCGCCTGAAGCCGATGCCGGACCTGTTCATTCGCCTCGCCTACTCGCGCACGCTGACCCGACCGACGACGCAGCAGCTTGCGCCTTCCTACACGCTGGTCCCGGCGACCGGGCGCGGATCGGGCGGCAACCCGAACCTCAAGCCGCTGCGCTCGCGCGCGTTCGACATCTCGATCGAGAAGTACTTCGGGGACAAGGGCTCGGTGTTCTTCGCGGCCTTCGACCGCCACGTCACCAACTTCATCTTCTCCTCGACGATCCCCGGCGTCGTGATCGACGGCGTGACCTATGAGATCACCACGCCCGTCAACGGTCGCTACGGCAAGATCCGCGGCTTCGAAACCGGCGGCCAGACCTTCTTCGACTTCCTGCCGGGCATCTTCTCGGGCCTCGGCGTGCAGGCGAACTACACCTACATTCACAGCGAGACCGATCAGGTCGTGCCGGGTTCCAAGACCGCGCTCACCGGCGTTCCCAAGCACTCGCTGGCAGGGGCGCTGCTCTACGAGAAGGGCGGGCTGGGGATGCGCCTCAGCTACACCTGGCGCTCCACCGTGTTCACCAGCGTCTACAACAACCCCGCCAACGCGATCGGCGTCGGCCGCAGCTTTGCCGAGGGTTACGACTGGCTCGACGGCTCGATCAGCTACGATTTCAACAAGAACTGGACCGCCTCGCTGGAGTTCAGCAACATCACCGGGACCAACATCCGCAGCAATCGCGGCGGCGAGACCCGGCCGGGGGATTATAACCGGGATGACCGGCAGATCCTGCTGGGGGTCCGGTTCAAGTACTGA
- a CDS encoding SUMF1/EgtB/PvdO family nonheme iron enzyme → MKAAQRLGWTCALTALAMAAPASAQGPAMVEIPAGTFEMGADDSASRDTFNERPRHRVTISHPFRIAAHEVTIPEWRQFRPDQPITDTLGPYAAGISWDDAQAYAQWLSKRTGRAYRLPTEAEWEYAARLALRDPAHYGAIAGLASGPQEWTADLFAAYPFTTQTDPTGAATGQLRVARGGRIGFNPRRAKSDPEIEIDYLKPEARLAVPPSFGPRAGAEAAGGYHTIGLRLVEGPAPATAPLPVTPPLNRVGVRQDAASAAVGPDKSKPYFRRRVYLPTPPDDTGGKTVDKTGWDAFYRNHHHSPGIAVLPNGDVLITIYTSYREYEAGTQIIATRLRHGADQWDPPSPFVDIVGVNDHAPLLMRDGAKTWFFWGSPYSGSQEFGPGDFPFHSMTTGDNGASWSEIAYPKIVGPVGPHNRQPINTAFRDRKGRLLLSSDAGTQESITESSDNQSLLWATDDDGKTWHDTGGRTFGRHTTFVEGKDGRILGFGGKNTDIDGFMPLSTSTDGGKTYTKSKLPFPALGSGQRPMVLRLQSGRLLMIGDYVRAKPIVKPLDKLGSYAAVSDDDGATWKFKAVPGLNRHERAERSAAMGGSTVGYVAAAQGPDGVIHVVTSVNHPAVALAFNEAWLDAPEAALPANAALEANDVAAVTAVRTREERYPDGKLRGRWQEGRGSNGAAVFDGPQTWFYPDGKPQWQVTYRLGRRVGAEKEYDVEGRLISQRDYQLDGRFVWTRWWPNGRMRSQSGWKEQVADGRARTWSLEGELLSDVTFTDGVLPGQPYPGSLPVEPWQ, encoded by the coding sequence ATGAAGGCCGCACAACGGCTTGGCTGGACCTGCGCGCTGACGGCGCTCGCGATGGCGGCTCCGGCAAGCGCGCAGGGGCCCGCCATGGTCGAAATCCCCGCCGGAACCTTCGAGATGGGCGCGGACGACAGCGCCTCGCGCGATACCTTCAACGAGCGGCCGCGCCATCGGGTGACCATATCGCACCCCTTCCGCATCGCCGCGCATGAAGTGACGATCCCGGAGTGGCGGCAGTTCCGGCCCGACCAGCCGATCACCGACACCCTCGGCCCTTACGCGGCGGGGATCAGCTGGGACGATGCGCAGGCCTATGCCCAGTGGCTGTCGAAGCGGACCGGACGCGCCTATCGCCTGCCCACCGAGGCCGAGTGGGAATATGCCGCCCGCCTCGCCCTGCGCGACCCGGCCCACTACGGGGCTATCGCGGGGCTGGCGAGCGGGCCGCAGGAATGGACGGCGGACCTCTTCGCGGCTTATCCCTTCACCACCCAGACCGACCCCACCGGCGCCGCGACCGGCCAGCTTCGCGTCGCGCGCGGCGGGCGTATCGGCTTCAACCCGCGCCGCGCCAAGTCCGATCCGGAGATCGAGATCGATTACCTGAAGCCGGAGGCGCGGCTCGCCGTCCCGCCCTCGTTCGGGCCCAGGGCGGGCGCGGAAGCGGCGGGCGGCTATCACACCATCGGCCTGCGTCTGGTCGAGGGGCCTGCCCCCGCCACCGCGCCGCTGCCGGTCACGCCGCCGCTCAACCGCGTCGGTGTGCGGCAGGACGCGGCCAGCGCCGCCGTCGGCCCCGACAAGTCGAAGCCCTACTTCCGCCGCCGTGTCTACCTGCCGACTCCGCCCGACGACACCGGCGGCAAGACCGTCGACAAGACCGGCTGGGACGCCTTCTACCGCAACCACCACCACAGCCCCGGCATCGCGGTGCTCCCCAACGGCGACGTGCTGATAACCATCTACACCAGCTACCGTGAGTACGAGGCGGGCACCCAGATCATCGCCACGCGCCTGCGCCACGGCGCGGACCAGTGGGATCCGCCTTCCCCCTTCGTCGACATCGTCGGCGTCAACGACCACGCCCCGCTGCTGATGCGCGACGGCGCGAAGACCTGGTTCTTCTGGGGTTCGCCCTATTCGGGCAGCCAGGAATTCGGGCCGGGCGACTTCCCGTTCCACTCGATGACGACGGGCGACAACGGCGCGAGCTGGTCCGAGATCGCCTATCCGAAGATCGTCGGCCCGGTTGGCCCGCACAACCGCCAGCCGATCAACACTGCCTTCCGCGACCGCAAGGGCCGCCTGCTGCTGTCGAGCGATGCCGGGACGCAGGAAAGCATCACCGAGAGCAGCGACAACCAGTCCCTCCTCTGGGCCACCGACGACGACGGCAAGACCTGGCACGACACCGGCGGGCGCACCTTCGGGCGGCACACCACGTTCGTCGAGGGCAAGGACGGGCGCATCCTCGGTTTCGGCGGCAAGAACACCGACATCGACGGTTTCATGCCGCTTTCCACCTCGACCGACGGGGGCAAGACCTACACGAAGAGCAAGCTGCCCTTCCCCGCGCTGGGCTCCGGGCAGCGGCCGATGGTCCTGCGGCTCCAGAGCGGGCGGCTGCTGATGATCGGCGACTACGTGCGCGCCAAGCCGATCGTGAAGCCGCTGGACAAGCTCGGCTCCTACGCCGCAGTCTCGGACGACGATGGCGCGACGTGGAAGTTCAAGGCCGTCCCCGGCCTCAACCGCCACGAACGGGCGGAGCGCTCCGCCGCGATGGGCGGATCGACGGTGGGCTACGTCGCCGCCGCGCAAGGGCCGGACGGGGTGATCCACGTCGTCACCTCGGTGAACCATCCCGCCGTCGCGCTGGCATTCAACGAGGCCTGGCTGGACGCGCCCGAAGCTGCGCTGCCCGCGAATGCGGCGCTGGAGGCCAACGACGTCGCCGCCGTGACCGCCGTCAGGACGCGCGAGGAGCGCTATCCCGACGGCAAGCTGCGCGGACGCTGGCAGGAAGGGCGCGGCAGCAACGGCGCGGCGGTCTTCGATGGGCCGCAGACGTGGTTCTACCCGGACGGCAAGCCGCAATGGCAAGTGACCTATCGCCTCGGCCGCCGTGTCGGCGCGGAGAAGGAATACGACGTCGAAGGCCGCCTGATCTCGCAGCGGGACTACCAGCTGGACGGCCGCTTCGTCTGGACGCGCTGGTGGCCGAACGGGCGGATGCGCAGCCAGTCCGGGTGGAAGGAACAGGTCGCGGACGGCCGCGCGCGGACGTGGTCGCTCGAAGGCGAACTGCTGAGCGATGTGACCTTCACCGATGGCGTGCTGCCCGGCCAGCCCTATCCCGGCTCGCTGCCGGTCGAGCCCTGGCAGTGA
- a CDS encoding iron-containing alcohol dehydrogenase — protein MLRPIVLERPGAVHFGRDVALEAGRFAERRGLARTLVIADPFNRERIDLLGLPGRIEVFAIPGGEPDALVLGNARLAADAFRPDLIVGFGGGSAMDLAKLVAVLTGTDLPFAEAARATSRAVALIQVPTTAGTGSEAGTRALVTVPETGAKLAVESPQMLADTAVLDPAMTATLPPRLTAETGIDALAHCVESYTSGRAHPAIDIYAREGIRLVGRYLRRAVEAGDDLEARAGMALASLYGGYCLGPVNTTAGHAVAYPLSTRHKVAHGRANALIFPHVLAFNAPATPVRTRDVIDLLGLDYAGEQAVFDAAYGFCRDLGIDMAAGSDGIAMPDIAPMAAEASTIRRLLDNNPREITAQDIAQIYRAALWESRLSRP, from the coding sequence ATGTTGCGCCCCATCGTCCTCGAACGGCCGGGCGCGGTTCACTTCGGCCGCGATGTCGCGCTGGAGGCGGGGCGGTTCGCGGAACGGCGGGGGCTGGCGCGCACGCTCGTCATCGCCGACCCGTTCAACCGTGAACGCATCGACCTGCTGGGCCTGCCGGGCCGGATCGAAGTCTTCGCCATCCCGGGTGGCGAGCCCGACGCGCTGGTGCTCGGGAATGCGCGGCTGGCCGCCGATGCCTTCAGACCCGACCTCATCGTCGGCTTCGGCGGCGGCAGCGCGATGGACCTCGCCAAGCTGGTCGCCGTACTCACGGGGACGGACCTCCCCTTCGCCGAAGCCGCAAGGGCGACATCGCGTGCCGTGGCGCTCATTCAGGTGCCGACGACTGCCGGGACGGGCAGCGAGGCGGGCACCCGCGCGCTCGTGACGGTGCCCGAAACCGGGGCCAAGCTCGCGGTGGAGAGCCCGCAGATGCTCGCCGACACCGCCGTGCTCGACCCCGCGATGACTGCTACGCTGCCACCCCGCCTGACCGCCGAGACCGGCATCGATGCGCTGGCGCACTGCGTCGAATCCTATACCAGCGGCCGCGCACACCCGGCAATCGACATCTATGCGCGCGAGGGCATCCGCCTCGTCGGCCGCTACCTGCGCCGCGCAGTTGAGGCGGGCGACGACCTGGAGGCGCGCGCCGGGATGGCGCTCGCCTCGCTCTATGGGGGGTACTGCCTCGGCCCGGTCAACACCACGGCGGGGCACGCGGTCGCCTATCCGCTGAGCACCCGGCACAAGGTCGCCCACGGGCGCGCGAATGCGCTGATCTTCCCGCATGTCCTCGCCTTCAACGCGCCCGCGACGCCGGTGCGCACGCGCGACGTCATCGACCTGCTCGGGCTGGACTATGCGGGCGAGCAGGCCGTGTTCGACGCGGCCTACGGCTTCTGCCGCGACCTCGGCATCGACATGGCGGCCGGATCGGACGGGATCGCCATGCCCGACATCGCGCCGATGGCGGCAGAGGCCAGCACGATCCGCCGCCTGCTGGACAACAACCCGCGCGAGATCACTGCGCAGGACATCGCCCAGATCTATCGCGCCGCGCTGTGGGAAAGCAGGCTCAGTCGTCCCTGA
- the rutA gene encoding pyrimidine utilization protein A — MDIGLFIPIGNNGWLISENAPQYKPSFEMNKKLVQTAEGYGFDFALSMIKLRGFGGKTEFWDYNLESFTLMSALAAVTSKIKLFASTAILTLPPAMVARMAVTIDSVAPGRFGVNIVTGWAKGEYEQMGVWPGDAYFGYRYDYAGEYVKVMKELWADGKSDHKGAHFQMEDCHMLPKPEGKIEIVGAGQSAKGMEFVSNYGDYNFITAGGINQPTQHRAQVETLVEAGKKTGRDVGAYILCMVIADETDEAAKAKWESYRAGADVDALAWMSDQGSADKTAGADSTARHINLPEGAVNLNIGTFVGSYETVAKLLDEAAAIPGTKGIMLTFDDFEKGLVAFGEKVQPLMACRAERLVAA; from the coding sequence ATGGATATCGGTCTGTTCATTCCTATCGGCAACAATGGTTGGCTGATCTCTGAGAACGCTCCGCAGTACAAACCCAGCTTCGAGATGAACAAGAAGCTGGTGCAGACCGCCGAGGGCTACGGCTTCGATTTCGCGCTTTCCATGATCAAGCTACGCGGTTTCGGCGGCAAGACCGAGTTCTGGGACTACAACCTCGAAAGCTTCACGCTGATGAGCGCGCTCGCCGCCGTCACCAGCAAGATCAAGCTGTTCGCCTCGACCGCGATCCTCACCCTGCCGCCCGCGATGGTCGCGCGCATGGCCGTGACGATCGACAGCGTCGCTCCGGGCCGCTTCGGCGTCAACATCGTCACCGGCTGGGCCAAGGGCGAGTACGAGCAGATGGGCGTGTGGCCGGGCGATGCCTACTTCGGCTACCGCTACGACTACGCCGGCGAATACGTGAAGGTCATGAAGGAACTGTGGGCCGACGGGAAGTCCGACCACAAGGGCGCGCACTTCCAGATGGAAGACTGCCACATGCTCCCCAAGCCCGAAGGCAAGATCGAGATCGTCGGCGCGGGCCAGTCGGCCAAGGGTATGGAGTTCGTCTCCAACTACGGCGACTACAACTTCATCACTGCGGGCGGCATCAACCAGCCGACGCAGCACCGCGCGCAAGTGGAAACGCTGGTCGAGGCGGGCAAGAAGACCGGCCGCGACGTGGGCGCCTACATCCTGTGCATGGTCATCGCCGACGAGACCGACGAGGCCGCCAAGGCCAAGTGGGAAAGCTATCGCGCCGGTGCGGACGTCGATGCACTGGCATGGATGAGCGACCAGGGCAGCGCCGACAAGACCGCCGGTGCGGACTCGACCGCGCGCCACATCAACCTGCCGGAAGGCGCGGTGAACCTCAACATCGGCACTTTCGTCGGCTCCTACGAGACGGTCGCGAAGCTGCTCGACGAGGCAGCCGCGATCCCCGGCACCAAGGGCATCATGCTGACCTTCGACGACTTCGAGAAGGGCCTCGTCGCGTTCGGCGAGAAGGTGCAGCCGCTGATGGCCTGCCGCGCCGAGCGCCTCGTCGCCGCCTGA
- a CDS encoding FadR/GntR family transcriptional regulator codes for MQTDSTDVESPRFDQLTGVNGGGQGRGTSLSDLVYERLFQCISSGQYARETKLPSENELARSFDVSRPVVRDALKRLREAGIIYSRQGAGSFVLGQAGEKDILDTDGKGIGVFRPAETIADIQRCFEFREAIETQTAQFAAQRRNGAVLDELEAIVRRLERATANHTHRDDIDFEFHLAIARASNNQYFSTVLAALRDQVAVGMRLHGMALLSPEGKLEETTDEHRAILNAIRAGDAGEAGRLMGAHIRNSRDRLFGGSTMDLRLRDD; via the coding sequence ATGCAAACGGACTCCACGGATGTCGAGAGCCCGCGGTTCGATCAGTTGACAGGTGTGAACGGCGGCGGGCAGGGGCGCGGGACATCGCTTTCGGACCTCGTGTACGAGCGGCTTTTCCAGTGCATCTCCAGCGGCCAGTACGCCCGCGAAACCAAGCTTCCGAGCGAGAACGAGCTTGCAAGGTCGTTCGACGTGTCCCGTCCCGTGGTGCGGGATGCGTTGAAGCGGCTGCGCGAGGCGGGGATCATCTATTCGCGGCAGGGCGCGGGCAGCTTCGTGCTCGGACAGGCGGGCGAGAAGGACATCCTCGACACCGACGGCAAGGGCATCGGCGTGTTCCGGCCCGCGGAGACCATCGCCGACATCCAGCGCTGCTTCGAATTCCGCGAGGCGATCGAGACGCAGACCGCGCAGTTCGCGGCACAACGGCGCAACGGCGCCGTGCTCGACGAACTGGAAGCCATCGTCCGGCGGCTGGAGCGCGCCACCGCGAACCACACGCACCGCGACGACATCGACTTCGAATTCCACCTCGCCATCGCGCGGGCGTCGAACAACCAGTACTTCTCGACCGTGCTGGCGGCCTTGCGCGATCAGGTGGCGGTCGGGATGCGCCTGCATGGCATGGCGCTGCTCAGCCCCGAGGGCAAGCTGGAGGAGACGACGGACGAGCACCGCGCGATCCTCAACGCGATCCGTGCGGGCGATGCCGGGGAGGCGGGGCGGCTGATGGGCGCGCATATCCGCAATTCGCGCGATCGCCTGTTCGGCGGCAGCACCATGGATCTGCGGCTCAGGGACGACTGA
- a CDS encoding glycoside hydrolase family 28 protein gives MSWKRREFAATVATSLLALAGPVRAATRTRPADGVYNVRDYGARGDGASVDSPAINAAIVDASRAGGGTVLLPPGRYLAFSIRLLSNVTLILSRGCVVEAADPATHKGSYDLPESDFAEQFQDFGITQFHCSLIYADGAENIAIGGQGTIHGKGLLRADTGARWHGLEGYRSPEERGMTARQARLSDPREAALEGQGIRSVGIKNCRNVRLSNFTVLQGGHFSVHLLGVSNAMVEGLTIDTNRDGIDIDCCRDVIVSNCVVNAPFDDAIVVKSSYALGRKQLCENVTITGCRTSGFDMGTLLDGTRRTEFRADRIIGRIKLGTESNGGFRNILITNCRCEHSRGILVGVVDGGVLENVAVSNIVLHQPLNHPLFVRQAARLRAPKGTTVGACRRVAFSDVMVSDADPRYPCGVAGIVDGWVEDIAFSNIHVASAGGGTAADAALVPPERRESSLEVSFLKTLPAFGFWARHVRNLALSGMTFETDKPDARPAVVLESVHNAAIHDMRADTDPATAVRQVDCRAVATSGVTRLG, from the coding sequence ATGTCGTGGAAACGCCGCGAATTCGCCGCAACCGTCGCCACCAGCCTGCTGGCGCTTGCAGGCCCGGTCCGGGCCGCGACCCGCACCCGCCCGGCGGACGGCGTCTACAACGTGCGCGACTATGGCGCGCGCGGAGACGGCGCGAGCGTGGACAGTCCGGCGATCAACGCCGCCATCGTCGATGCCTCTCGCGCGGGCGGAGGAACGGTGCTGCTGCCGCCGGGCCGCTACCTTGCGTTCTCGATCCGCCTGCTGAGCAACGTGACGCTGATCCTGTCACGCGGCTGCGTGGTGGAGGCGGCCGATCCCGCCACGCACAAGGGCAGCTACGACCTGCCCGAGAGCGACTTCGCCGAGCAGTTCCAGGACTTCGGCATCACCCAGTTCCATTGCAGCCTGATCTATGCCGACGGGGCCGAGAACATCGCCATCGGCGGACAGGGCACGATCCACGGCAAGGGCCTGCTGCGCGCGGACACCGGCGCGCGCTGGCACGGGCTGGAGGGCTACCGCTCGCCCGAGGAGCGCGGCATGACGGCCCGACAGGCGCGGCTTTCCGATCCCAGGGAAGCGGCGCTGGAAGGACAGGGCATCCGCTCGGTCGGCATCAAGAACTGCCGCAACGTGCGCCTTTCGAACTTCACGGTACTGCAGGGCGGCCACTTCAGCGTCCACCTGCTCGGCGTGAGCAATGCCATGGTCGAGGGGCTGACCATCGACACCAACCGCGACGGCATCGACATCGACTGCTGCCGCGACGTGATCGTCTCCAACTGCGTGGTCAACGCCCCGTTCGACGACGCCATCGTGGTGAAGTCCAGCTATGCGCTGGGCCGCAAGCAGCTGTGCGAGAACGTGACGATCACCGGCTGCCGCACCAGCGGCTTCGACATGGGCACCCTGCTCGACGGCACCCGCAGGACCGAATTCCGGGCGGATCGCATCATCGGCCGCATCAAGCTGGGGACCGAGAGCAACGGCGGCTTCCGCAACATTCTCATCACCAACTGCCGCTGCGAGCACAGCCGGGGCATCCTTGTCGGCGTGGTGGACGGCGGGGTGCTGGAGAACGTGGCGGTAAGCAACATCGTGCTCCACCAGCCGCTCAATCATCCGCTCTTCGTGCGACAGGCGGCGCGGCTGCGCGCGCCGAAGGGCACCACCGTCGGCGCCTGTCGCCGGGTCGCGTTCAGCGACGTGATGGTCTCCGACGCGGACCCGCGCTATCCCTGCGGCGTCGCCGGGATCGTCGACGGCTGGGTGGAGGATATCGCCTTCAGCAACATCCATGTCGCCAGCGCCGGGGGCGGCACGGCGGCGGATGCCGCGCTGGTCCCGCCGGAACGACGGGAATCGAGCCTTGAGGTCAGCTTCCTCAAGACATTGCCCGCCTTCGGCTTCTGGGCCCGCCATGTCCGCAACCTCGCGCTCTCGGGCATGACGTTCGAGACGGACAAGCCCGATGCGCGCCCGGCAGTCGTGCTGGAGAGCGTCCATAACGCCGCCATCCACGACATGCGCGCCGACACCGATCCCGCCACCGCCGTCCGCCAGGTCGACTGCCGCGCGGTGGCGACGTCCGGCGTGACTCGGCTGGGGTAG
- a CDS encoding dihydrodipicolinate synthase family protein: protein MSIEGIFCASFTAFGPDGAVDHARSAAHAAALIEAGCDGVALLGTTGEANSLSTAERMALLEAVVAAGLPPERLLPGTGLCSVPETVALTRHALSCGVRTVLLLPPFYYAAPSQDGLLAHYSRVLDEVADDRLRVLLYNIPQMTGVSIEPGLIEQLRRRFPGTVVGIKDSSGDFDRMTALVQRFPGFSVLAGADPLVGPLLRAGGAGGITATANLIAPLLAQLYRRVRAGEGAGETAALEQRIADLRALFQRWPQIPALKAGHALLSGEPGWARVRPPMMPLGTDDMAALKQALAASELQPQATEMNA, encoded by the coding sequence ATGAGCATCGAAGGCATCTTCTGCGCATCGTTCACCGCGTTCGGGCCGGACGGCGCGGTCGATCACGCGCGCTCGGCGGCCCATGCCGCCGCGCTGATCGAAGCAGGCTGCGACGGCGTGGCTTTGCTCGGCACCACGGGCGAGGCGAACAGCCTTTCGACCGCCGAGCGCATGGCGCTGCTGGAGGCGGTGGTCGCGGCAGGCCTGCCGCCCGAACGCCTGCTGCCCGGCACCGGCCTGTGCTCGGTGCCCGAGACGGTGGCGCTGACCCGCCATGCGCTGAGCTGCGGCGTGCGCACGGTGCTGCTGCTGCCGCCGTTCTACTACGCCGCACCGTCACAGGACGGGCTGCTGGCGCATTATAGCCGGGTGCTCGACGAAGTGGCCGACGACCGTCTCCGCGTGCTGCTCTACAACATCCCGCAGATGACCGGCGTCTCCATCGAGCCGGGCCTGATCGAGCAGTTGCGCCGGCGCTTCCCCGGCACCGTCGTCGGCATCAAGGATTCGAGCGGCGACTTCGACCGCATGACGGCGCTTGTCCAGCGGTTTCCCGGCTTCTCGGTGCTGGCCGGGGCAGACCCGCTGGTCGGGCCGCTGCTGCGCGCCGGGGGAGCGGGCGGCATCACCGCGACCGCTAACCTGATCGCGCCGCTGCTGGCACAGCTCTACCGCCGCGTCCGCGCGGGCGAGGGTGCCGGGGAAACGGCGGCTCTGGAACAGCGCATCGCCGACTTGCGCGCGCTGTTCCAGCGCTGGCCGCAGATCCCGGCGCTGAAGGCCGGACATGCTCTGCTTTCGGGCGAGCCAGGCTGGGCGCGGGTGCGTCCGCCGATGATGCCGCTCGGCACCGACGACATGGCGGCGCTGAAACAGGCGCTCGCCGCCAGCGAACTGCAACCACAGGCAACGGAGATGAATGCATGA